Proteins from a single region of Rhipicephalus sanguineus isolate Rsan-2018 chromosome 5, BIME_Rsan_1.4, whole genome shotgun sequence:
- the LOC119394235 gene encoding putative nuclease HARBI1, protein MAQSTVSECVKRVAQAIVKVGAQNGWVRFPTTTEEKAAVKEGFLRLGAIPGVIGCIDGTLIGIKAPKGPRKASFMCRKHFYALNVMIICDAAMRILAIDPMRPGSDHDSFVWQTTWLRRRFLAGRIAEPGEYLLGDSGYPLEPWLLIPVSGDPSEHSAEGRFNAEHITMRSIVERCIGMLKARFRCLQRYRTLHHEPERAADIIAACASLHNLCLGEGATEPVDEFEGIEDFFSSSSSSTSSEDSNGSPIQQGLTRNRATRSYYLRGRAVRDGVIARFGTTRAQHYEYLRRVRRRLRRQQHRW, encoded by the exons ATGGCGCAATCGACTGTGAGCGAATGCGTCAAACGCGTCGCTCAAGCTATAGTGAAAGTGGGCGCGCAAAATGGGTGGGTGCGCTTCCCGACGACGACCGAAGAAAAGGCGGCCGTGAAAGAAGGCTTCCTTCGGCTCGGCGCCATTCCGGGAGTGATCGGCTGCATCGACGGCACCCTCATCGGCATCAAGGCGCCTAAGGGACCCCGCAAGGCTTCGTTCATGTGCAGGAAGCACTTCTACGCCCTCAACGTTATGATC ATCTGCGATGCGGCGATGCGGATCCTGGCCATCGACCCTATGCGACCGGGGTCAGACCATGACTCGTTCGTCTGGCAGACGACCTGGCTGCGCCGACGGTTCCTGGCGGGGCGCATTGCAGAGCCAGGCGAATACCTGCTTG GTGACAGTGGCTACCCATTGGAGCCGTGGCTCCTCATCCCGGTCTCTGGTGATCCTTCCGAGCACAGTGCCGAAGGCAGGTTCAACGCTGAGCACATCACCATGCGCTCCATTGTGGAGCGGTGCATTGGCATGCTTAAAGCCCGCTTCCGGTGCTTGCAGCGTTACCGCACCCTCCACCACGAGCCAGAGCGTGCTGCTGACATTATTGCAGCATGTGCTTCCCTTCACAATCTATGCTTAGGTGAGGGTGCCACTGAGCCGGTTGATGAGTTTGAAGGCATTGAAGactttttcagcagcagcagcagcagcaccagcagcgaAGATTCTAACGGGTCCCCCATCCAACAGGGTTTGACCCGAAACAGGGCCACAAGAAGCTATTATTTAAGAGGGCGCGCAGTACGGGACGGTGTCATTGCGCGCTTTGGCACCACCCGTGCGCAGCACTACGAGTACTTGAGGAGGGTGCGCCGGCGGTTGCGACGCCAACAGCATCGTTGGTAG